The proteins below come from a single Streptomyces spongiicola genomic window:
- a CDS encoding flavin monoamine oxidase family protein, which translates to MTAPLQDSDGPDGAIGGPKKVTVIGAGIAGLVTAYELERLGHDVQIIEGSREVGGRIHTHRFAGAGEAGPFAELGAMRIPAGHRLTMHYIAELGLQNQVREFRTLFSDDAAYLPGPTGYLRVREAHDTLVDDFAAGLPSAHYRQDTLLFGAWLDASIRAIAPRQFYDGLHNDIGVELLDLVDHIDLTPYRCGTAHNRIDLHAFFADHPRIRSSCPLRLERFLDDVLDETSSSIVRLRDGMDALPRRLAARIRGRISLGREVVGIDVRDDAVDLRIRQGATTVTRTCDYVVCTIPFTVLRRMRLTGFDQDKLDIVHQTKYWPATKIAFHCREAFWEKDGISGGASFTGGHVRQTYYPPADGDPALGAVLLASYSIGPDADALARLGEAERNALVTRELSVMHPELRRPGMVLGVAGRAWGARRWSWGAATVRWGQEAALREAERREAARPQRGLFFAGEHCSSKPAWIEGAIESAIDAAHEIEWYEPRARGVFAAARPSRSERSA; encoded by the coding sequence GTGACGGCACCCTTGCAGGACAGTGACGGGCCGGACGGCGCCATCGGTGGACCGAAGAAGGTGACCGTCATCGGCGCCGGCATCGCCGGTCTGGTGACCGCCTATGAACTGGAACGCCTCGGACACGACGTCCAGATCATCGAGGGAAGCCGGGAGGTGGGCGGCCGTATTCACACCCACCGCTTCGCCGGGGCCGGCGAGGCCGGGCCGTTCGCCGAGCTCGGCGCGATGCGCATACCCGCCGGGCACCGGCTGACCATGCACTACATCGCCGAACTCGGCCTGCAGAACCAGGTCCGCGAGTTCCGGACGCTGTTCTCCGACGACGCCGCCTACCTGCCCGGTCCCACCGGATACCTTCGGGTGCGCGAGGCGCACGACACCCTCGTCGACGATTTCGCCGCCGGGCTGCCGAGCGCGCACTACCGGCAGGACACCCTGCTGTTCGGGGCCTGGCTGGACGCCAGCATCAGGGCCATCGCACCCCGCCAGTTCTACGACGGGCTGCACAACGACATCGGCGTGGAACTGCTCGACCTCGTCGACCACATCGACCTGACGCCGTACCGGTGCGGTACCGCGCACAACAGGATCGACCTGCACGCCTTCTTCGCCGACCACCCGCGAATACGGTCGTCCTGCCCGCTCCGGCTGGAGCGCTTCCTCGACGACGTGCTCGACGAGACCAGCTCCAGCATCGTGCGGCTGCGGGACGGCATGGACGCGCTGCCCCGGCGGCTCGCCGCGCGGATCCGCGGCAGGATCTCGCTGGGCCGGGAGGTCGTGGGCATCGACGTGCGCGACGACGCGGTGGACCTGCGGATCCGCCAGGGCGCCACGACGGTCACCAGGACCTGTGACTACGTGGTGTGCACCATTCCGTTCACCGTGCTCAGGAGGATGCGGCTGACCGGCTTCGACCAGGACAAGCTGGATATCGTCCACCAGACGAAGTACTGGCCGGCGACGAAGATCGCCTTCCACTGCCGCGAGGCCTTCTGGGAGAAGGACGGCATCAGCGGGGGCGCCTCCTTCACCGGCGGCCACGTCCGGCAGACGTACTACCCGCCCGCCGACGGCGACCCCGCGCTCGGCGCGGTGCTGCTCGCCAGTTACTCCATCGGCCCGGACGCCGACGCCCTCGCCCGGCTCGGCGAGGCCGAGCGGAACGCCCTCGTCACCAGGGAACTCAGCGTGATGCACCCGGAGTTGCGCAGGCCGGGCATGGTCCTGGGGGTGGCGGGCCGGGCCTGGGGCGCACGCCGATGGTCCTGGGGAGCGGCCACGGTCCGATGGGGCCAGGAGGCCGCCCTCCGCGAGGCCGAGCGCCGCGAGGCCGCCCGGCCGCAGCGGGGCCTCTTCTTCGCCGGCGAGCACTGCTCGTCGAAGCCCGCGTGGATCGAGGGCGCCATCGAGTCGGCGATCGACGCCGCGCACGAGATCGAGTGGTACGAGCCCCGTGCCAGGGGCGTGTTCGCCGCCGCCCGACCGAGCCGCTCGGAGCGGTCGGCGTGA
- a CDS encoding glycosyltransferase — MLEVACELTRRGHEVRWYTGRAFRRQVEQTGAHFEPMHPEVDFGGSSREEAYPDHAGLSGLANFKTGVRDIFYRTAPRQMGDLLAVLRRFPADCVLADDMCYGACFASERTGIPLAWLANSVYILGSRDTAPLGRGLGPSSSRLGRARNALLRFVSDQVVMRDLRREADRVRASVDLPRLNTPAMENIARPPALYLLGTVPSFEFPRGDLLPGTHFVGPLLGLPPEDFDPPAWWEDLHGGRPVVLITQGTTANDVEGMLVPAVRALADQDVLFVVTTGTDLDVDRLRPLPDNVRLERFIPYHHLLPHVDVMVTNGGYNGVNAALAQGVPLVVVPGSEEKPDVAARVKWAGAGVVLERPVSRAGLRDAVATVLHDGGHRRRARALAREHQGCDAPRRAADLIESMADSQGQIPTGGGITR; from the coding sequence ATGCTCGAGGTCGCATGCGAACTGACCCGGCGCGGCCACGAGGTGCGGTGGTACACCGGCCGGGCCTTCCGGCGGCAGGTGGAACAGACCGGGGCGCACTTCGAACCCATGCACCCCGAGGTCGACTTCGGCGGCAGCAGCCGCGAGGAGGCCTACCCCGACCACGCGGGGCTGTCCGGACTCGCGAACTTCAAGACCGGAGTCCGCGACATCTTCTACCGGACCGCACCGCGCCAGATGGGCGACCTCCTGGCGGTCCTCCGACGGTTCCCGGCGGACTGCGTACTCGCCGACGACATGTGCTACGGCGCCTGCTTCGCGAGCGAGCGCACCGGCATCCCGCTCGCGTGGCTGGCCAATTCGGTCTACATCCTGGGCAGCAGGGACACCGCCCCGCTCGGCCGGGGGCTGGGGCCGAGCTCGTCGCGGCTCGGCCGGGCACGCAACGCACTGCTCCGCTTCGTCTCGGACCAGGTGGTGATGCGGGACCTGCGCCGGGAGGCCGACCGGGTCCGGGCCTCCGTGGACCTGCCGAGGCTGAACACCCCCGCCATGGAGAACATCGCCCGTCCGCCCGCGCTCTATCTGCTGGGCACCGTACCGTCCTTCGAGTTCCCCCGCGGCGATCTGCTCCCGGGCACCCATTTCGTGGGCCCCCTCCTCGGGCTGCCCCCGGAGGACTTCGACCCGCCCGCCTGGTGGGAGGACCTGCACGGCGGCCGGCCGGTGGTACTGATCACCCAGGGCACCACCGCCAACGACGTCGAGGGGATGCTCGTCCCGGCCGTACGGGCCCTGGCCGACCAGGACGTCCTCTTCGTGGTCACCACCGGGACGGACCTGGACGTCGACCGGCTCCGGCCGCTTCCGGACAACGTACGCCTGGAGCGGTTCATCCCCTACCACCATCTGCTGCCGCACGTGGACGTGATGGTGACCAACGGCGGCTACAACGGTGTCAACGCGGCCCTCGCCCAGGGGGTGCCCCTGGTCGTCGTACCGGGCTCGGAGGAGAAGCCCGACGTGGCCGCGCGCGTCAAGTGGGCCGGCGCCGGCGTCGTCCTCGAACGGCCCGTGTCGAGGGCCGGCCTGCGGGACGCGGTGGCCACCGTGCTCCACGACGGCGGCCACCGGCGGAGGGCACGCGCACTGGCCCGGGAGCACCAGGGCTGCGACGCCCCGCGACGGGCCGCCGATCTCATCGAGTCCATGGCCGATTCCCAGGGCCAGATCCCCACCGGCGGAGGTATCACACGGTGA
- a CDS encoding cytochrome P450: MNTTRTDLKEAPETSMPVDPGPFDCMPELLAAARVAPVVRIPYLGEHAWVVCDPELVRTALAHPRMAKDITLVPDFMRRPGLMVGSQPPPEYARAMIMSDGADHARIRRVHQPVLSPRNTEKWGERVGVKVGGFLTELEQSRSAGSAGVDVVTDYTHRVPLAFISEMLGLPLEAERRLRSITDVMLYSSDYPARREAVGALFGAVEGWVKDPAPLREGVITGFLAAADGPDAVTEGEVVVWTVGMIITGYETTGSLISASLYEALRRPPEERPQSEEDIRGWIEEALRVHPPFPHPTWRFPTEDIDLGGYLIPKGAPVQVSIAAANRGPDEGADSFEAARAGHGHLSFGLGMHYCIGASLVRLEAQIAVREFLRRFPKARLTGEDAVVWESEWMIRRLSTLPAVLN, encoded by the coding sequence GTGAACACCACGAGGACCGACCTCAAGGAAGCCCCCGAGACCAGCATGCCCGTGGACCCGGGTCCCTTCGACTGCATGCCGGAACTGCTGGCCGCAGCGCGCGTGGCGCCGGTCGTCCGCATCCCCTACCTCGGCGAGCACGCCTGGGTCGTCTGCGACCCCGAGCTGGTGCGGACCGCGCTCGCCCATCCCAGGATGGCCAAGGACATCACCCTGGTCCCCGACTTCATGCGCCGGCCCGGTCTGATGGTGGGATCGCAGCCGCCCCCGGAGTACGCCCGCGCCATGATCATGAGCGACGGCGCGGACCATGCCCGGATCCGGCGGGTGCACCAGCCGGTGCTGAGCCCGCGCAACACCGAGAAGTGGGGCGAACGGGTCGGCGTCAAGGTCGGTGGATTCCTCACCGAGCTGGAGCAGTCGCGATCCGCCGGGTCCGCCGGGGTCGACGTGGTCACCGACTACACCCACCGGGTCCCGCTGGCCTTCATCTCCGAGATGCTCGGCCTGCCCCTGGAAGCCGAGCGGCGGCTGCGGAGCATCACCGACGTCATGCTCTACTCCTCCGACTACCCCGCACGCCGCGAGGCGGTCGGCGCGCTGTTCGGGGCGGTCGAGGGCTGGGTGAAGGACCCCGCCCCGCTGCGGGAGGGTGTGATCACGGGCTTCCTGGCCGCGGCGGACGGGCCGGACGCCGTCACCGAGGGCGAGGTCGTCGTCTGGACCGTGGGCATGATCATCACCGGCTACGAGACGACCGGGAGCCTGATCTCCGCCTCGCTGTACGAGGCGCTGCGCCGGCCCCCGGAGGAGCGGCCGCAGTCCGAGGAGGACATCAGGGGCTGGATCGAGGAGGCCCTCCGGGTCCATCCGCCGTTCCCGCATCCCACCTGGCGCTTCCCCACCGAGGACATCGACCTCGGCGGCTATCTGATCCCCAAGGGTGCCCCGGTGCAGGTCAGCATCGCGGCGGCGAACCGCGGGCCGGACGAGGGCGCCGACAGCTTCGAGGCGGCCCGCGCCGGGCACGGCCACCTCAGCTTCGGCCTGGGCATGCACTACTGCATCGGCGCCTCGCTGGTCCGCCTGGAGGCACAGATCGCCGTACGGGAGTTCCTGCGCCGCTTCCCGAAGGCGCGCCTCACCGGTGAGGACGCCGTCGTGTGGGAGTCGGAGTGGATGATCCGGCGGCTGAGCACCCTGCCCGCCGTACTGAACTGA
- a CDS encoding glucose-1-phosphate thymidylyltransferase, producing the protein MKALVLAGGSGSRLRPITHTSAKQLVPVANKPVLFYGLESIASAGVREVGIVVGDTAAEIEAAVGDGSRFGLDVTYLPQEAPLGLAHAVRVARDYLGDDDFVMYLGDNFIVGGIGTLVDRFRANRPDAQILLTRVSDPRAFGVVELDDGGRVTGLEEKPEHPKSDLALVGVYMFTARVHDAVDRLEPSWRGELEITDAIQELIDSGCRVESAPVSGYWKDTGNVADMLEVNRLVLDGVETDCSGEVESSELVGRVVIEKGATVTGSRIVGPAVVAAGARIHNSYIGPFTSIDSGCSVVDSEVEYSIVLRGASIAGVRRVERSLIGREVEVTSSPRALRSHRLVLGDHSKVQVAS; encoded by the coding sequence ATGAAGGCGCTCGTGCTCGCCGGCGGCTCCGGTTCCCGGCTGCGGCCGATCACCCATACGTCGGCGAAACAGCTCGTGCCCGTCGCCAACAAGCCGGTCCTCTTCTACGGCCTCGAATCGATCGCCTCGGCGGGCGTCCGCGAGGTCGGCATCGTCGTCGGCGACACGGCAGCCGAGATCGAGGCCGCGGTCGGCGACGGATCGCGCTTCGGTCTGGACGTCACCTACCTCCCGCAGGAGGCACCGCTGGGGCTCGCCCACGCCGTGCGGGTCGCCCGGGACTACCTCGGCGACGACGACTTCGTGATGTACCTGGGCGACAACTTCATCGTCGGAGGCATCGGCACGCTCGTGGACCGCTTCCGGGCGAACCGCCCGGACGCCCAGATCCTGCTGACCCGGGTGTCGGACCCGCGTGCGTTCGGCGTGGTGGAACTCGACGACGGCGGCCGGGTCACCGGCCTGGAGGAGAAGCCGGAGCATCCGAAGAGCGACCTCGCGCTGGTCGGCGTCTACATGTTCACCGCCCGGGTGCACGACGCGGTGGACCGGCTCGAACCCTCGTGGCGCGGGGAGCTGGAGATCACGGACGCGATCCAGGAGCTGATCGACTCGGGCTGCCGCGTGGAGTCGGCGCCGGTCTCCGGCTACTGGAAGGACACCGGCAACGTCGCCGACATGCTGGAGGTCAACCGCCTGGTCCTGGACGGCGTCGAGACGGACTGCTCGGGCGAGGTCGAGTCCAGCGAGCTGGTCGGCCGGGTGGTGATCGAGAAGGGCGCGACCGTCACGGGATCGCGGATCGTCGGTCCCGCGGTCGTCGCGGCGGGTGCACGCATCCACAACTCCTACATCGGCCCGTTCACCTCCATCGACAGCGGATGCTCGGTCGTCGACAGCGAGGTCGAGTACTCCATCGTGCTGCGCGGGGCGTCCATCGCCGGGGTGCGGCGCGTGGAGCGCTCGCTGATCGGACGCGAGGTCGAGGTGACGTCGTCACCCCGGGCCCTGCGGTCCCACCGCCTCGTCCTCGGCGACCACAGCAAGGTGCAGGTGGCGTCATGA
- the rfbB gene encoding dTDP-glucose 4,6-dehydratase: protein MRILVTGGAGFIGSHFVRSFAGEDELTVVDKLTYAGNPAGLAAVEDRLTFVHGDICDAALMAEVVPGHDAVVNFAAESHVDRSIAGAEEFVRTNVLGVQALMQACLDAGVPRIVHVSTDEVYGSIDSGSWDETAPLSPNSPYAASKAGGDLIALAYARTHGLPVSITRCGNNYGPYQYPEKVVPLFVTNLLDGLTVPLYGDGTNVRDWIHVADHCRAVRLVADRGEPGEVYHVAGTAELTNLELTARLLDALGADPRLVERVPDRKAHDRRYSLADAKLRALGYAPSTPFDKGLAETVEWYTTHREWWEPLKRRGTP, encoded by the coding sequence ATGAGAATCCTCGTGACCGGCGGCGCCGGTTTCATCGGCTCCCACTTCGTACGGTCCTTCGCCGGCGAGGACGAGCTGACCGTCGTCGACAAGCTGACCTACGCCGGGAACCCGGCCGGCCTGGCGGCCGTGGAGGACCGCCTCACGTTCGTACACGGCGACATCTGCGACGCGGCGCTCATGGCCGAGGTGGTTCCCGGCCACGACGCCGTCGTCAACTTCGCCGCCGAGTCGCACGTTGACCGGTCGATCGCCGGCGCGGAGGAGTTCGTCCGCACCAACGTCCTCGGCGTGCAGGCCCTCATGCAGGCCTGCCTCGACGCGGGCGTCCCGAGAATCGTCCACGTCTCCACCGACGAGGTGTACGGCAGCATCGACAGCGGGTCCTGGGACGAAACCGCCCCGCTCAGCCCCAACTCCCCCTACGCCGCATCCAAGGCCGGCGGTGATCTGATCGCACTCGCCTACGCCCGCACCCACGGGCTGCCGGTCAGCATCACCCGCTGCGGCAACAACTACGGGCCGTACCAGTACCCGGAGAAGGTCGTCCCGCTCTTCGTCACCAACCTCCTCGACGGCCTGACCGTCCCGCTCTACGGCGACGGCACCAACGTGCGCGACTGGATCCATGTGGCCGACCACTGCCGAGCCGTCCGGCTGGTCGCCGACCGAGGGGAACCCGGAGAGGTCTACCACGTCGCCGGCACCGCCGAGCTGACCAATCTGGAACTCACCGCCCGGCTGCTCGACGCACTGGGCGCCGACCCGCGACTCGTCGAGCGGGTCCCGGACCGCAAGGCCCACGACCGCCGCTACTCCTTGGCCGACGCCAAGTTGCGGGCACTCGGGTACGCCCCGTCCACCCCCTTCGACAAGGGTCTGGCCGAGACCGTCGAGTGGTACACGACCCACCGCGAGTGGTGGGAGCCGCTGAAGAGGCGCGGGACCCCCTGA
- a CDS encoding helix-turn-helix transcriptional regulator, with translation MRGREKQLARTGAQLRRVARGGRSAVLLVEAAPGAGKTRFLAEAAKLADADGFAVVDGTPAGSDAAIEAARTRLRHADGIRTAVVLDDLHLASRPALTALRDLVVALRGLPILWMIAFSTDRGDPLHEPLKDCLGSLRAGLPVEDVGELGPIEGEALVRLVADCTGAAPDPALLALAESVNDTPRAVIDLMRGLAEDDLCVVDGTSRLQLGPPGAALLGGGSPAPVPKRFSVLIQQDLRSLSEPTLKALRLAAVLGSPFAPEDLSALLGEAPAGLLTAVDEAVDRGLLVCGEHDLAFRTEPIWRVLLDSVPPPVCALLRRQAAKMLLPRPDGVERAALQLVHVAQPGNAEEIRVISDGARKLLAADPSTAASLATRCMELLAPGQAERLRLARTAVEAFTKAGHLERAIALARAAIDDAAPLAPPLPAEFAEDVAALKAAMSTALLLLGNVQSARRAAGDALAARRAGSQHREAVIAHLAASYLTGDGTAMDRAQQILDAPDRHTRAVVVGAMTFRAFGQWRDGEVGQAVSTLREAVALDLTSEEEQMLDPRWFLAFALTRTDEYEQAAAVVRGSADTSAPVTGALTTAVPAVLRAQLHLAQGRLDEAEAEARAGVGTDGRRIPMLAPQAWLVLASVALRRGALTQAEEHVGALKKHFPQHVSSPWWAARLLMNARLAEAQAGPLAAAEVLAELGAQAGALREAVMEDPAAAAWCVRSMLAADRPDLVEMVIGTTQDVLVRNPRLPSVLATALHARALAEGDPEALARAGRLHRNPWAQAAAAEDHAALLLDRGDHGNAISELDRAMSAYGALGGERDAARVRARLRGLGVRRRHWQHAKRPLSGWESLTRTERKVAELVAGGLTNQQAARHLFISPHTVGFHLRQIYRKLGIRSRTALIRLRA, from the coding sequence GTGCGCGGCCGGGAAAAGCAACTGGCCCGGACCGGCGCACAGTTGCGCCGGGTGGCGCGCGGCGGGCGCAGCGCGGTCCTCCTGGTGGAGGCGGCACCCGGTGCGGGGAAGACCCGCTTCCTGGCGGAAGCCGCCAAGCTCGCCGACGCCGACGGCTTCGCGGTCGTGGACGGTACCCCGGCCGGCTCCGACGCCGCGATCGAGGCGGCGCGGACACGGCTTCGCCATGCCGACGGCATCCGCACCGCCGTCGTTCTCGACGATCTGCACCTGGCGAGCCGGCCCGCCCTGACGGCACTGCGCGACCTCGTGGTTGCCCTCAGGGGGCTCCCGATCCTCTGGATGATCGCCTTCAGCACGGACCGGGGCGACCCGCTGCACGAGCCGCTGAAGGACTGTCTCGGTTCGCTCCGTGCCGGGCTTCCGGTGGAAGACGTGGGGGAGCTGGGGCCCATCGAGGGCGAGGCGCTCGTGCGTCTGGTCGCCGACTGCACCGGGGCCGCCCCCGACCCGGCTCTCCTCGCCCTGGCGGAGAGCGTCAACGACACGCCCCGTGCCGTGATCGACCTCATGCGCGGGCTCGCGGAAGACGACCTGTGCGTGGTCGACGGCACCTCCCGGCTGCAGCTCGGCCCACCCGGCGCCGCCCTGCTGGGAGGCGGTTCGCCCGCGCCCGTGCCGAAACGCTTCTCCGTGCTCATCCAGCAAGATCTCAGGTCACTCTCCGAGCCCACCCTGAAGGCGCTCAGGCTGGCCGCGGTGCTCGGATCGCCGTTCGCACCGGAGGACCTGTCGGCCCTGCTCGGCGAAGCACCCGCCGGCCTGCTCACGGCGGTGGACGAAGCGGTCGACCGGGGCCTGCTGGTCTGTGGTGAACACGACCTCGCCTTCAGGACCGAGCCGATCTGGCGTGTCCTGCTCGACTCCGTACCGCCGCCGGTGTGCGCCCTGTTGCGCCGGCAGGCGGCGAAGATGCTGCTGCCGCGTCCCGACGGCGTCGAACGCGCCGCCCTTCAACTGGTCCATGTCGCCCAGCCCGGGAACGCGGAGGAGATCCGCGTCATCTCCGACGGCGCGCGGAAGCTGCTCGCCGCCGATCCCTCCACGGCGGCGTCCCTGGCGACCCGCTGCATGGAACTGCTGGCCCCCGGTCAGGCCGAACGCCTGCGCCTGGCGCGCACGGCGGTCGAGGCGTTCACCAAGGCGGGCCACCTGGAGCGGGCGATCGCCCTGGCCAGGGCCGCGATCGACGACGCGGCGCCGCTGGCTCCCCCGTTACCCGCGGAGTTCGCAGAGGACGTGGCCGCGCTGAAGGCGGCGATGTCGACCGCGTTGCTGCTGCTCGGAAACGTGCAGTCGGCGCGTCGGGCCGCGGGCGACGCGCTGGCGGCGCGACGGGCCGGGAGCCAGCACCGGGAAGCCGTGATCGCCCACCTCGCCGCCTCCTATCTGACCGGCGACGGTACCGCGATGGACCGTGCGCAGCAGATCCTCGACGCTCCCGACCGCCACACACGGGCCGTGGTGGTCGGTGCGATGACCTTCCGCGCCTTCGGCCAGTGGCGCGACGGCGAGGTGGGGCAGGCGGTGAGCACCCTGCGCGAGGCGGTCGCGCTCGACCTCACGAGCGAGGAGGAGCAGATGCTCGATCCCCGCTGGTTCCTGGCCTTCGCCCTCACCAGGACCGACGAGTACGAGCAGGCGGCGGCCGTCGTCCGCGGTTCCGCCGACACGAGCGCCCCGGTGACCGGGGCGCTGACCACCGCCGTCCCGGCCGTTCTCCGCGCCCAACTGCATCTCGCCCAGGGCCGACTGGACGAGGCCGAGGCGGAGGCCCGGGCCGGTGTGGGCACCGACGGCCGCCGCATCCCGATGCTCGCACCGCAGGCATGGCTGGTCCTGGCCTCCGTCGCTCTGCGCCGGGGGGCGCTCACCCAGGCCGAGGAACACGTCGGGGCCCTGAAGAAGCACTTCCCCCAGCACGTCTCCAGCCCCTGGTGGGCGGCGCGCCTCCTGATGAACGCCCGGCTGGCCGAGGCCCAGGCCGGCCCCCTTGCGGCGGCGGAGGTGCTCGCGGAACTCGGGGCCCAGGCAGGTGCGCTACGCGAAGCCGTCATGGAGGACCCGGCCGCCGCGGCCTGGTGTGTGCGCTCCATGCTCGCCGCTGACCGGCCGGATCTCGTCGAGATGGTGATCGGCACGACGCAGGACGTCCTTGTCCGCAACCCTCGCCTCCCCTCGGTGCTCGCCACCGCCCTGCACGCCCGGGCGCTCGCCGAGGGCGACCCCGAGGCCCTGGCCCGTGCCGGGCGGCTGCACCGCAACCCGTGGGCGCAGGCGGCGGCGGCCGAGGACCACGCCGCTCTCCTGCTCGACCGCGGGGACCACGGGAACGCGATCAGCGAGTTGGACCGGGCCATGAGCGCCTACGGTGCACTCGGCGGCGAGCGGGACGCCGCCCGGGTTCGTGCCCGCCTGCGCGGGCTCGGGGTGAGACGCCGGCACTGGCAGCACGCCAAGCGGCCGCTCTCCGGCTGGGAGAGCCTCACCAGGACCGAGCGGAAGGTGGCGGAACTGGTGGCCGGCGGCCTCACCAACCAGCAGGCCGCCCGCCACCTGTTCATCTCCCCGCACACGGTGGGATTCCATCTGCGGCAGATCTACCGAAAGCTGGGGATCCGGTCCCGCACGGCACTGATCCGGCTCAGGGCGTAG